In the Nerophis ophidion isolate RoL-2023_Sa linkage group LG19, RoL_Noph_v1.0, whole genome shotgun sequence genome, AATCAAGTCatcaaaaacacaaacacacctcAGTCTGTCCCTCCTGTGCGCTGGACTCATGTGTGACACGAATACTCTTGagcagggaaaaaaaataaaaatttgttaGCTGAATCCTAATGCTAATACCAGTTTGTTTGGGCTTCACGCGCACACCTCATCTTTCTCCAGGAAAGCACCTCGTTCTTCTGGATTCATTTTACAGGTGAGCTCCACAAACTTCTTAAGAGGAGAGCCAGATTcttaaaagaagaagaaaaaaaagaaaaagaagggaaaaaaatcaGACTGGGCAAAAAATTTACATCAATACACTTAAATAGACACCTCAAGAAAGACAAACAGATGAAGGTGTTGAAGGCAGTCGTGTGTTGGGGTAGACATATTTCTCACAACACACTTTGCAGCAGACATGGCATATGTAAAGCTGAAATCTCCAGAGGAATTTAAAAGACAAAGTTCTGTTGTATGATCCGATTGCCGGACGATGTAAGATCCAAATGCCGGACATTGTAGAATCCGATTGCCGGACTGTGTATGATGTGATTGCCGGATGTTGCATAAACTTGTCAAAGTGCTTACAGTTACACTATCCTGCAGTCATTGGTTTACTTGTTAACAGCCTGGAAAGCAGGCATGGCATCTTTAAAGTTGACCTTCATAGACCCCTCAAGAAATATTTTCTCAATTGCTTGTATTCAATtacgtgacttcttcccggaagttAAAAACAATGGTGGTCAAACAAGCCAAGATTGCTGTTGTGCAGCAAGCAAAGTCTCTGCATAcgcaaggggcctagatcttcctGCGAAATACAGATACGAGAAAAATatctaactatgcaatggaatctgTCCCTATGGTTTATCCAAACAAGATTTGTCGAATAATATCAAGGATTATCCATTGGTGGTGATGTCAGACATAAACGATCTTGTGCTCCACACGTCACTCTACAATGGGCGGTGTGGCTAACGCCATCCAAGTctctgccgttttgtccttggaaAATAACTACAACCCACCTGCTCCAAATGCcacgcacactggtttaaatgtagtttaaatatatagatattgggtttcactatgtgaagcgctttgagtcgctggaaaaaagcgctatataaatataattcacttcacttcccaacAAAACAGacgaaaacttggaaaagcacggAGGTCTACAACCTCTGTGTGGCTGGATCAAGTATATTGGTATCAAGATTAGACCGGATTAATAAGTATCACTTTTGATCAAGATTCAAATTCATGTCTACATCCATGTTTGTTGCCTTGTTGTTGCTCGTGCAGTTTACGAGTACCCGTGTTGTTCCCGTCTTTATCAAAAcaaaactatagatgtcaacatggtGCATGTACTGAAAGCTTAATTTATGactgctgcctttggtaaaagcttaactcttttaAGTTTTGcttacatttgatttattttatttagactcgCCGAGTTGGTATTCTACAAAACACTGGCAGCAAAAGTGTGTtcgaacaaaaaaaaataaatagttaaattgGAAATACTGAAAGTTAAAAGTATATCAGACAAACCTTTaacgaagtgatcactgcaaactcgtgCATTCTTAGAGTAGAGTGCGTGCCGTTTTTCTTGTCATTTTCCTAAAATTTTGCACTCTTCCGCCTTTCTTGATTACCTTTCGATGAACTTTGAATAAACTTTTATTCTTTTTGTGATTTGTATCTTGTACAGCTGAAAACAACGCAAGCATGTGGcattttcttcgagaaaggctaaatggtgcCTAGTACCTGTACATACGCtggcttagggctgggcgatatatcgatacactctatatatcgcgggtttgactctgagatatagaaaattactataacgtgatatttgagtataaaTTCTCACGCAGTTCTTTCTAGCTGCAGGCATTATACTGCATGTGTTTCCAACtctctcgtctctccttctcacagaaactTAAACCAAGCGCATCTACTTACAtttgtcacgtgtgcaacgtcacacgctcccgtggagcagagatagcgacatggtaacgttagctgtgatgctaacggtgaggtgcgggtggtaatatgcgagagagaaggtgcgaatctggtaacaaatggaagaATTAATtatcaagaaaaacagcacgggatccatggtggtttggcttcaaacgggaatatgtTCAATATTATTGCGGCAAAAGCGTCACTACAAAAAATACCAGCACTGCTAAtatggcatcatttgaaaagtcacccgctagaaatCAACATCAGatcaacatcgtatgaaaaaaaaaaaaaaagtcaacaacagaaggagataacgtccgcaggaacctatgcagctcatttttatttgacagttattgaaatatcttgtgtgacatcatgcacaaaagtgtactttatttgttttagttattgtagtggcgttctgtacaaaaagtacgctttactgttgttttgatatgtcatcttagttacagtggggcaaaaaagtatttagtcagccaccgattgtgcaagtcctCCCACGATGACAGATGTCTATAATTTTcataataggtacacttcaactgtgagaaacagaaagtgaaaaaaaaatccaggaatttacatagtaggaattttaaagaatttatatgtaaattatggtggaaaatacgtatttggtcaaccattcaaggctctcactgatggaaggaggttttggctcaaaatctcacgatacatggccccattcattctttccttaacacggatcaatcgtcctgtcctcttagcagaaaaacagccccaaagcatgatgtttccacccccatgcttcacagtaggtttggtgttcttgggatgcaactcagtattctccatccatccatcatcttccgcttatcagaggtcgggtcgcgggggcagcagcctaagcagggaagcccagacttctctctccccagccactttgtctagctcttcccgggggatcccgaggcgttcccaggccagtcgggagacatagtcttcccagcgtgtcctgggtcttccccgtggcctcctaccggttggacgtgccctaaacacctccctagggaggcgtccgggtggcatcctgaccagatgcccgagccacctcatctggctcctctcaatgtggaggagcagcggctctactttgagtccctcccggatggccgagcttctcaccctattcttcttcctccaaacacaacgagttgagtttatacctaaaagttctattttggtttcatctgaccacatgacattctcccaatcctctgctgtatcatccatgtgctctctggcaaacttcagacgggcctggatatgcactggtttaagcagggggacacgtctggcactgaaGGATTTGAtttcctgtcggcgtagtgtgttactgatggtaacctttgttactttggtcccagctctctgcaggtcattcaccaggtcccccgtgtGGTTGTGGGATTTTTACTCACCgatctcatgatcattttgacaccacaggatgagatcttgcgtggagccccagattgagggagattatcagtggtcttgtatgtcttccattttctgataattgctcccacagttgattttttcacaccaagctgcttgcctattgtagattccctcttcccagtctggtgcaggtctacaattcttttcctggtaaCCTTCGacggccatagtggagtttggagtctgactttTTGAGGCTggggacaggtgtcttttatacagagaacgagttcaaacaagtgtcattaatacaggtaacgagtggaggacagaagagcttcttaaagaagaagttacaggtctgtgagagccagagatctttcttgtttgaagtgaccaaatacttattttccaccataatttacaaataaagtctttaacatttctacaatgtgaattcctggatttttttttcacattatgtctctcacagttgaagtgtacctatgatgaaaattacagacctctgtcatcagtgGGAGaccttgcacaatcagtggctgactaaatacgtttttggcCCACtgtacatcatgcacaaaagtgcacttatagcttgttttaaaatgtctctgacaatcttgcgattattgttttggaaatgaggtgaatgtctgtgccactgcttaataactgttaaataaatacagttttggtcaattgatttagttgggatttccctgtctgcatgaaagtttaaaatgagcatatattaatgcagtatgaacaataatgttttaatgtagacacatagactcatcatactgctgtgattatatgcatctagtgttaattcaaggctcaggcaaaatattgagatatatatcgtgacatggcctaaaaatattgagatattaataacaggccttatcgcccagccctacgctgACTTGACCACCACACATATAAATAAGGATATGACGTCATTTAAATCCAAGCAATATTACTGACAAAATGCAATGTAGCTTTTTATATACACAACGATTCGATTAAGATTCAGGATTAAACATCGATTTTTGATGCATCTTTAACTTATGTATCTTGAtgcatatgtacatttattttcatttcactCAATAAGCATTTATCTTAAtgtttaaaaacagtgcatttgtaataagaaacatttGATTTTTTTGCCATCACAATTATTAAAATAATGGAAATTTGTGCAAAACTTTGTGCCCTCCAATAAAAGAAGCTGATCGAATCTCTTGGTGAAGTGTCTCGCTGCAGTCAGCTAAATTTTAAAACTGTCTGTATTACttcatttataataaatacatcgaTTATTGAAGGTTAATAATCGATTTTATAATTGTCCATGTTCGAATTGCAATGCATCtcaaaatcgattatttcccccacctctattCACAACCTCTTAATTAATGACTTCGTAATAACAACGCACCAAATTCCAGGTGTGCAAGGTTGTTGGCCACGGCGTGGATCAATCCTATTGTTCCGCAAGCATTGCTGATGGTTTGCCTCATGAAGAAGATGTTTGGAGAGACTTCTTGCAGTTGCTTTTTCAGACGGTCTTCTTCCTCTTGTTTGTAGGCTTCATACTGGTTCACATTTGGAGACAAAAAGCCTTTAAGAAACATGAAGGTGGAcgcaaaaatgtttaattttcccTAAGGAACTCTcctaaggaatcaataaagtactatttatccatCTAAATATGCCGAATTTAGATACTGCGAAGGCTATAATATGCCTTTCACAGGAACTTAATGTTTTATCTGTGTAATTAATGAGTACCTTCTCTGTGACGGGGAAGAGGAGCAGCACAGCGCACACAGGTCGAGGCACCATGCTGAGAAGCTCTGGATCCAAGCCATAAACATCTCCAAACTGCCAACTGAGCTTCATACCCAAAGAATTGACAAACTAGGCAAAAAAATTATACACTATTACTACACAGGAACAGCTACTGTAGACAAGAGAATGCGGCAACATGCAAACACTCCAAACACAGAAATGATACAAAAACAAACTATATAACAAAGGCAATATGAAAATGCTAAAACTTAAAAATGCCATTATAATAggttggtaaagtggctgtgccagcaaattgaggttTCCAGGGTTTCGACCTGCCACCAATCACTGacaatgtgtccttgggcaagacattctacccaccttctcccagtgccatcaacagtggtttaaatgtaacttagatattaggtttctctatgtaaagcactttgagtcactggagaaaaagcactatatacatataatgcacttcactaatataatatattagtatatattataTTCTGTATGGATAATATGTGAATATTACATACcgtatgttatattttttattgctaCCGCGGTTTTTAGTCTGCTTAATACCCACATTATCCTTTCAATCCTtatactttccatcctttgtaactgagctactgtgtggaacagtttctcttgtggatcattaaagtttgtttaTGTCTATaaaggccaaattaaattataaataacaaACCCGAAaagtaaatacaaatttaaaaaaaaaaaagtaaataaattgtttaaaataagTTAATGAATTaagattaatggctacaatgggCACGTTTTGTAGGGCACAGCTTATTGAAGCGGGGTTTGAAGCGTGATATGATACACCACAACCCGgggacccgaaagggacaagcggtagaaaatggatggatgatagaaagCATGTTCCCCCTGGTCACATGCGCCCTTGTGGCTGGTATGAAGCCATGAGCAGGAATGCCAGAAGAAAATGGTCTCAAGAGGCAAAATAAAATGCAACAATTTTCTTTGTTGTCAGTTTTTTTCCAAgaagttagtgcatgtgcctcataatacataagacctgagttcaatcccgggctcgggatctttctgtgtggagttggcatgttctccccgtgactgcatgggttccctccgggtactccggcttcctcccacctccaaatacatgcaccaggggatagctggattggcaacactaaaatggtccttagtgtgtgaatgtgagtgtgaatgttgtctgtgttggccctgcgatggggtggaaacttgtacagggtgtaccctgccttccgcctgaatgcagctgagataggcttcagcacccaccgcgaccccgaaagggacaaacagtagaaaatggatggatggatggaagattaatggctacaatgggCACGTTTTGTAAGGCACAGCTTATTGAAGCGGGGTTTGAAGCGTGATATGATACAGCACGcaccgcgatcccgaaagggacaagcggtaggaaatggatggatgatagaaagCATGTTCCCCATGGTCACATGCGCCCTTGCGGCTGGTATGAAGCCATGAGCAGGAATGCCAGAAGAAAATTGTCTCAAGAGGCAAAATAAAATGCAACCATTTTCTTTGTTGTCAGTTTTGTTCCATgaagttagtgcatgtgcctcataatacgaaggaccggagttcaatcccgggctcgagatctttctgtgtggagttggcatgttctccccgtgactgcgtgggttccctccgggtattccggcttcctcccacctccaaatatacatgcacctggggatagcttgattggaaacactaaaatggtccttagtgtgtgaatgttgtctatctgtgttggccctgcgatggggtggcaacttgtacagggtgtaccctgccttccgccagaatgcagctgagataggctccagcaccccccgcgacactaaaagggacaaacggtagaaaatggatggatggatggatggaagattaatggctacaatgggCACGTTTTGTAGGGCACAGCTTATTGAAGCATGGTTTGAAGCGTGATATGATACAGCACGCCCCGCgaacccgaatgggacaagcggtaggaaaatggatggatgatagaaagCATGTTCCCCGTGGTCACATGCGCCCTTGTGGCTGGTATGAAGCCATGAGCAGGAATGCCAGAAGAAAATGGTCtcaagaagcaaaataaaatgcAACAATTTTCTTTGTTGTCAGTTTTGTTCAATaaagttagtgcatgtgcctcataatATGAAGGAccggagttcaatcccgggctcgagatctttctgtgtggagttggcatgttctccccgtgactgcgtgggttccctctgggtactccggcttcctaccacctccaaatacatgcacctggggataggttgcttggcaaccgtagagtttgaatgttgtctgtctatctgtgttggccctgtgatgaggtggcgacttgtccagggtgtgtcccccgctttccgcccgaatgcagccgagataggctccagcaccccccacgaccccacaatggacaagcggtaggaaatggctgTATGGATGGAAGTTGCAGAATTGCATTCATGAATTTGTTTTGGGGGGTTTGTGTATATTAGATGGCATTTGCAGCCCTTTTCTTTTGATCTCGCAGTATactaattcaatttatatctatTTTATCGTGTTGGTCTG is a window encoding:
- the uchl3 gene encoding ubiquitin carboxyl-terminal hydrolase isozyme L3 isoform X1; the protein is MSYPRWLPLESNPEVMTKFVNSLGMKLSWQFGDVYGLDPELLSMVPRPVCAVLLLFPVTEKYEAYKQEEEDRLKKQLQEVSPNIFFMRQTISNACGTIGLIHAVANNLAHLEFESGSPLKKFVELTCKMNPEERGAFLEKDESIRVTHESSAQEGQTEAPSLDDKVNLHFIAFVNVGGQLYELDGRKPFPICHGKTSEGTLLEDAVEVCKTFMARDPQEIHFTIIALSKD
- the uchl3 gene encoding ubiquitin carboxyl-terminal hydrolase isozyme L3 isoform X2, giving the protein MSYPRWLPLESNPEFVNSLGMKLSWQFGDVYGLDPELLSMVPRPVCAVLLLFPVTEKYEAYKQEEEDRLKKQLQEVSPNIFFMRQTISNACGTIGLIHAVANNLAHLEFESGSPLKKFVELTCKMNPEERGAFLEKDESIRVTHESSAQEGQTEAPSLDDKVNLHFIAFVNVGGQLYELDGRKPFPICHGKTSEGTLLEDAVEVCKTFMARDPQEIHFTIIALSKD